One window of Falco cherrug isolate bFalChe1 chromosome W, bFalChe1.pri, whole genome shotgun sequence genomic DNA carries:
- the LOC129734626 gene encoding LOW QUALITY PROTEIN: macrophage immunometabolism regulator-like (The sequence of the model RefSeq protein was modified relative to this genomic sequence to represent the inferred CDS: inserted 2 bases in 1 codon), whose amino-acid sequence MWRKRRLSGGVNMDSPRGKSWLNNLIAFYDGVTGWVDEGRVENSILLKMDINGESRTTISTLPVPLAEVSSAGKTEAAKPQCSSTPCSPMQRTVSGYQILCMDPNYLVGFTTGEKLLKLAQKYTGNEDNKGESRPNLHSKQLDSGLACSSRLYKTRHRYHQPXEIPTVNGGRRRRRMPSSGDKCTKALPYEPYKALHGPLPLCLLKGKRAHSKSLDYLNLDKMSIKETADTDMPRYQLQHLTLRGDHMFVRNNT is encoded by the exons atgtggaggaaaagaaggttatcgGGAGgagtcaacatggattcaccaagggggAAATCATGGCTGAacaacctgatagccttctatgatggagtgactggctgggtagacgAGGGAAGAGTG gagaATAGCATATTGCTTAAAATGGACATAAACGGAGAGTCCAGAACTACCATATCTACCCTCCCTGTACCTCTTGCAGAGGTCAGTTctgcaggcaaaacagaagcagcaaaaccacaATGTTCCAGTACCCCATGCTCACCAATGCAACGGACAGTTTCAGGCTATCAGATCCTTTGTATGGATCCTAACTACCTGGTTGGCTTTACGACTGGAGAGAAGCTGCTAAAATTAGCCCAAAAGTATACCGGAAATGAAGATAATAAAGGGGAATCCAGGCCTAACTTACACTCTAAGCAGCTTGATTCAGGACTTGCATGTTCCTCCCGTTTGTACAAAACTAGACATAGGTACCATCAGCC TGAGATCCCAACAGTAaatggggggaggaggaggagacggATGCCCAGCTCAGGTGATAAATGTACTAAGGCTTTACCATATGAACCTTACAAGGCACTTCATGGTCCCCTGCctctttgccttttaaaaggTAAAAGGGCTCACTCTAAATCCCTGGACTACCTCAATTTAGACAAAATGAGCATCAAGGAAACTGCTGATACAGACATGCCACGATACCAGCTCCAACACCTTACTCTTAGAGGGGACCATATGTTTGTAAGAAATAACACATGA